The Limanda limanda chromosome 13, fLimLim1.1, whole genome shotgun sequence genome has a window encoding:
- the dnm3b gene encoding dynamin-3, with the protein MGNRGMEDLIPLVNKLQDAFSSIGQACNLDLPQIAVVGGQSAGKSSVLENFVGRDFLPRGSGIVTRRPLVLQLISATAEWAEFLHCKGKKFTDFDEVRQEIEAETDRVTGGNKGISAVPINLRVYSPHVLNLTLIDLPGITKVPVGDQPVDIEQQIKDMIMQFITRESCLILAVTPANTDLANSDALKMSKDVDPQGTRTIGVITKLDLMDEGTDARDVLENKLLPLRRGYIGVVNRSQKDIDGKKDIKAAMDAERKFFLSHGSYRHMAEKMGTPRLQRVLNEQLTNHIRDTLPAFRSKLQSQLLALDKEAEEYRGYRPDDPSRKTKQLLQMVQQFSVDFDKRIEGSGDQVDTVELSGGAKINRIFHERFPFELVKMECDEKEMRREISYAIKNIHGIRTGLFTPDMAFEAIVKKQVIKLKEPCVKCVDMVIQELINTVRQCSNKLECFPRLREETERIVTSHIRDRESRAKDQVLLLIDIQLSYINTNHEDFIGFANAQQRSSQTNKSQSSAGNQVIRKGWLTINNISIMKGGAKEYWFVLTAESLSWFKDDEEKEKKYMLPLDNLKVRDVEKSFMSSKHIFCIFNTESRNVYKDNRTLELACDSQDDVESWKSSLLRAGVYPEKTINVESETTTTADNFSMDPQLERKVETIRNLVDSYMAIVNKCIRDLMPKAIMHLMIGNVKDFINAELLAQLYSAGDQNALMDESQEQAQRRDEVLRTHQALKEALTIIGDISTSTITVPVPPPVDSSWMGDQSGSRRSPPSSPTASRRMSSGQRPAPRGAPPPPNRPGPLGPFNNTADSPQAPSRPNRAPPSIPSRRPPPSPTRQAPP; encoded by the exons GGACTTTCTACCCCGTGGATCTGGTATTGTCACCCGTAGGCCACTGGTTCTGCAGCTTATCAGCGCCACTGCAG AATGGGCTGAATTCCTCCACTGCAAAGGGAAGAAGTTCACAGACTTCGATGAGGTTCGCCAGGAGATCGAGGCGGAGACGGACCGAGTCACCGGGGGCAACAAAGGCATATCTGCCGTCCCCATCAATCTGCGGGTTTACTCCCCACACG TACTGAACCTGACGCTCATCGATCTACCGGGGATCACGAAGGTGCCAGTGGGAGACCAGCCTGTAGACATCGAGCAGCAGATCAAGGACATGATCATGCAGTTCATCACCAGAGAGAGCTGCTTGATCCTGGCCGTCACTCCGGCCAACACTGACCTGGCCAACTCTGATGCCCTGAAAATGTCGAAAGACGTCGACCCCCAGG GAACGAGAACCATTGGAGTTATCACCAAACTGGATTTGATGGATGAGGGCACAGATGCTCGAGATGTGCTGGAGAACAAGCTGCTGCCGCTGCGAAGAG GTTACATTGGAGTGGTGAACCGCAGTCAGAAGGACATCGATGGCAAGAAAGACATCAAGGCTGCGATGGATGCGGAGAGGAAGTTCTTCTTGTCCCACGGAAGTTACAGGCACATGGCTGAAAAAATGGGCACCCCCCGCCTGCAGAGAGTACTCAACGAG CAACTGACCAACCACATCCGGGACACCCTGCCAGCTTTCCGCAGCAAGCTGCAGTCCCAGCTGTTGGCTCTGGACAAGGAGGCCGAGGAATACCGTGGATACCGACCTGATGACCCGTCGCGTAAAACCAAGCAGCTGTTGCA GATGGTGCAGCAGTTCTCTGTGGACTTTGATAAGAGGATTGAGGGTTCAGGAGACCAGGTGGACACGGTGGAGCTGTCGGGCGGAGCCAAAATCAACCGCATCTTCCACGAGCGTTTCCCCTTTGAACTGGTCAAG ATGGAGTGTGATGAGAAGGAGATGCGACGCGAGATCAGCTACGCCATCAAGAACATCCATGGTATCAG GACCGGACTCTTCACCCCCGACATGGCGTTCGAGGCCATAGTGAAGAAGCAAGTCATAAAGCTGAAGGAGCCCTGCGTCAAGTGCGTGGACATGGTCATCCAGGAGCTGATTAACACTGTGCGCCAGTGCTCCAACAAG CTTGAATGTTTCCCGAGGCTGCGCGAGGAAACTGAGAGAATTGTGACCTCTCATATCCGAGACAGAGAGAGCCGCGCCAAGGACCAG GTTCTGCTGTTAATCGACATCCAGCTCTCTTACATCAACACTAACCACGAGGACTTCATTGGCTTTGCTAA tgcGCAGCAGAGGAGCAGTCAGACCAATAAGAGCCAGAGCTCGGCAGGAAATCAG GTCATCCGTAAAGGTTGGTTGACCATCAACAACATCAGCATCATGAAGGGAGGAGCCAAGGAGTACTGGTTTGTGCTGACTGCAGAGAGCCTCTCCTGGTTCAAGGATGATGAG gagaaagagaagaagtacATGCTCCCCCTGGACAACCTGAAGGTCCGCGATGTGGAGAAGAGTTTCATGTCCAGCAAGCACATATTCTGCATCTTCAATACGGAGTCGAG GAATGTGTACAAGGACAATCGCACCTTGGAGTTGGCCTGTGACTCTCAGGATGATGTGGAGAGCTGGAAATCTTCTCTGCTTCGTGCTGGAGTCTATCCTGAGAAGACGATTAAT GTCGAGAGTGAGACCACCACCACCGCAGATAACTTCTCTATGGACCCTCAACTGGAGCGTAAAGTCGAAACTATTCGTAACCTGGTGGACTCCTACATGGCTATTGTCAACAAGTGCATCCGGGACCTCATGCCCAAGGCCATTATGCATCTCATGATCggcaat GTCAAGGACTTCATCAATGCAGAGCTACTGGCCCAGCTGTACTCTGCAGGGGACCAAAATGCCCTGATGGACGAGTCTCAAGAGCAGGCCCAGAGGAGGGACGAGGTGCTGAGGACCCACCAGGCCCTGAAGGAGGCGCTGACCATCATTGGTGAtatctccacctccaccatcacTGTTCCGGTGCCTCCGCCTGTTGACTCATCCTGGATGGGGGACCAAAGTGGTTCACGCAG GTCTCCTCCATCCAGTCCCACTGCCTCCAGGAGGATGTCTTCAGGCCAGCGCCCGGCTCCCCGAGGGGCTCCGCCACCGCCAAATCGCCCAGGACCCCTGGGGCCTTTCAATAACACTGCTGACAGCCCGCAGGCTCCAAGCCGCCCAAACAGGGCTCCTCCTAGTATCCCCAG CCGGCGGCCCCCTCCGTCTCCTACACGGCAAGCTCCACCCTAA